The proteins below are encoded in one region of Sulfitobacter sp. SK012:
- a CDS encoding LacI family DNA-binding transcriptional regulator → MADSKQNKVDIFAVAKRAKVSISTVSRSYNHPELVNPATRKKIDAAVRKLGYIRNRAAQTMHGIRSGTIGLVVPTIDHAIFAEVIQAFSDSVDEHGFTILIASHGYDLEREYAVLRKFLEHRVDGVAIIGEDHSEETYELIERQNIQAISIWNYTENSRLSCVGADNEMAGSLAAQHLADLSHLDIGLVFPPTTDNDRARDRRSGAQSILTKVGAHVHPQWDIESSYSIADAKDAALQILKNKHRPSAILCGNDVLAMGVLYAARRCGLSVPEDLSIIGIGDFKGSNEVEPGLTTIRLPAREIGRQAGEHLSRSIIGELTERRRVSCDIALIERGTCKHKP, encoded by the coding sequence ATGGCTGATAGTAAACAAAATAAGGTAGATATCTTCGCTGTAGCAAAGCGTGCGAAGGTTTCTATTTCAACAGTCTCACGTAGCTACAATCATCCAGAACTGGTCAATCCGGCGACTCGCAAGAAGATTGATGCAGCTGTGCGCAAGCTTGGATATATTCGCAATCGCGCGGCCCAAACCATGCATGGAATTCGCAGCGGAACCATCGGGTTGGTTGTGCCCACAATCGATCACGCGATCTTTGCCGAGGTGATCCAAGCCTTTTCCGACAGCGTTGACGAACATGGCTTCACGATACTTATCGCGTCGCATGGCTACGACTTGGAGAGGGAATACGCGGTTCTACGGAAATTTCTGGAACACCGCGTCGACGGTGTAGCCATTATCGGGGAGGACCATTCAGAGGAAACCTACGAACTGATAGAGCGCCAAAATATCCAAGCGATTTCGATCTGGAATTATACTGAAAACTCGCGGCTATCCTGCGTTGGGGCAGACAATGAGATGGCTGGTAGCTTGGCCGCCCAACATCTTGCGGATCTCAGTCACTTGGACATTGGTTTGGTGTTCCCTCCGACGACTGACAACGACCGCGCACGCGATAGGCGAAGTGGTGCGCAGTCCATTCTGACCAAAGTTGGTGCCCACGTTCATCCTCAATGGGATATTGAAAGCTCATACAGTATTGCTGACGCCAAAGACGCGGCCTTGCAGATCCTGAAAAACAAGCACCGCCCAAGCGCAATACTATGTGGAAATGATGTTCTAGCGATGGGGGTTTTGTATGCCGCGCGACGTTGCGGCCTGAGCGTTCCCGAAGACCTATCCATAATTGGAATTGGCGATTTTAAAGGCTCAAACGAAGTGGAGCCTGGTTTGACAACCATTCGCCTCCCGGCCCGGGAAATCGGACGCCAAGCTGGGGAGCACCTTAGTCGATCTATCATCGGTGAATTGACAGAGAGACGGCGAGTCAGCTGCGATATTGCGTTGATCGAACGTGGCACCTGCAAACACAAACCTTAG
- a CDS encoding D-cysteine desulfhydrase family protein yields MKDDDLLLATLERFPRAEIGHLATPLEAMPNLGRELGLSLFVKRDDCTGIAFGGNKVRQMEYYLGAAQAVHADVLLITGAVQSNFVRIAAAMGRRLGMECHIQLEERVPDISHLHRTNGNVLLDRLLGATLHSYPEGEDEAGADAEIARIADALRGSGQTPYIIPLGASSKPLGALGYVRAAIEVLPQIQAVGGIDEIVVASGSALTHAGLLLGLRLIGDKTPVRGVCVRRNATQQTARVLQRVAATAALLGVDDRVVTPEDVHLTDAALGPGYGQMATHTRAAIERTARTEGLFLDPVYTGKVMAALIAKAQEDECSGRRVLFWHTGGQPALFGYADQLYQD; encoded by the coding sequence ATGAAAGATGACGACCTTTTGTTGGCCACTCTTGAACGGTTCCCTCGAGCGGAAATCGGGCATCTGGCGACCCCTTTGGAGGCCATGCCAAATCTCGGCCGAGAACTAGGATTGTCACTCTTTGTAAAGCGGGATGACTGCACAGGCATTGCATTTGGCGGCAACAAGGTCCGGCAGATGGAATATTATTTGGGTGCCGCGCAAGCCGTTCATGCCGACGTCCTGCTTATCACAGGGGCCGTACAGTCAAATTTTGTACGCATCGCTGCTGCAATGGGACGCCGTCTTGGCATGGAGTGTCACATTCAGCTTGAAGAACGTGTGCCCGACATCTCTCATCTTCACCGCACAAACGGTAACGTGCTTTTGGACAGATTGCTTGGCGCGACGCTTCATTCCTACCCTGAAGGCGAAGATGAGGCCGGTGCCGACGCTGAAATCGCGCGGATTGCGGATGCGCTGCGGGGTAGCGGTCAGACGCCCTACATTATTCCTCTTGGCGCTAGCAGCAAACCGTTAGGCGCCCTTGGATACGTCCGGGCGGCGATAGAAGTTTTGCCGCAAATCCAGGCAGTTGGCGGCATTGATGAAATCGTGGTCGCGTCTGGCAGTGCGCTAACCCATGCTGGTCTCTTGCTTGGCCTTCGTTTGATTGGCGACAAGACCCCGGTGCGCGGTGTCTGCGTCCGCCGAAATGCAACGCAACAGACCGCGCGCGTCCTCCAACGAGTGGCAGCCACAGCGGCTTTGTTGGGCGTGGATGACCGGGTTGTCACTCCGGAAGACGTGCACTTGACTGATGCGGCGCTTGGGCCCGGATACGGCCAAATGGCTACTCACACCCGCGCAGCAATTGAACGGACGGCCCGGACGGAAGGATTGTTCCTAGATCCAGTCTATACTGGGAAGGTCATGGCAGCACTGATCGCAAAAGCACAAGAAGATGAGTGTAGCGGAAGACGTGTTCTGTTTTGGCACACGGGCGGGCAACCGGCACTGTTTGGCTACGCCGATCAGTTGTACCAAGATTGA
- a CDS encoding amino acid synthesis family protein, with the protein MDIRKTIFTKEIISADEMGKSCEPITRVAAIAVVRNPFAGINQEDLSKLFEFGALLGGSLTEELVNMLSGIPICYGKAALVGSSGAMEHGAAVLHPMLGKPVRDAVGGGKSLMPSNHKVGPLAGTIDLPLGHKDEAWSFDHIDTMTLWVPDAPRADEILLCIGLSDGTRVHPRVGKGPSNS; encoded by the coding sequence ATGGACATTCGGAAAACGATTTTCACCAAAGAAATCATATCAGCAGATGAAATGGGCAAGTCGTGCGAACCGATTACGCGTGTCGCCGCCATAGCAGTCGTTCGAAACCCCTTTGCAGGGATCAATCAAGAAGACCTTTCGAAGTTATTCGAATTTGGTGCGCTGCTTGGCGGATCTCTGACAGAGGAACTGGTGAATATGCTCTCAGGGATACCTATTTGCTATGGCAAAGCCGCCCTTGTTGGATCGTCAGGCGCAATGGAGCATGGCGCTGCGGTGCTGCACCCAATGCTTGGGAAACCTGTGCGCGATGCCGTTGGGGGCGGAAAATCACTGATGCCCTCAAATCACAAAGTTGGGCCTTTGGCAGGTACCATTGATCTACCGCTCGGGCACAAAGATGAGGCATGGTCATTTGATCACATCGACACGATGACCCTTTGGGTGCCCGACGCACCGCGCGCAGATGAAATCTTGCTGTGCATCGGATTATCGGACGGTACTCGGGTGCACCCGAGGGTCGGCAAAGGCCCAAGTAATTCTTAG
- a CDS encoding calcium-binding protein, whose amino-acid sequence MSAVYVETLVSEVTFFEDSFYDQQAIDIEVGDQLSGTVGIEYLAGPEGTDVLDTASINVIAGNTYTFTVAGDAQSNPVSLNFNVDGISASAPNAIGTFELTVTYTASTSGPVVLAFGTDGSATAGVNYTVTLAEVIIPGPTEGDDNLIGNMTSDRIDLLGGNDTYVALGGSDVVTGGLGDDNIDGVCGNDRITGNEGNDTLLGGNGRDIMSGGADNDLMDGGNQEDVLNGDGGNDTLIGEKGDDTIDGGDNDDFITGGKDDDLMTGGAGADTFVFSNGDGQDIITDFTQGEDKIDLTLLNVWDISQLGIQGSADGVRISTGDGNYIELVDLAEGMLTNDDFILDAAPVIEVTEGGDTFTGTEASETYLTAGGSDRVYGLGGDDTIDGGTGQDTIDGGEGNDLLIGGSGKDQIKGGEGNDVVLGGSDNDKLEGGNGHDDINGGNANDRIYGDSGNDTLVGENGNDKIWGGDDDDKLLGGAGKDVLNGGNGADKLIGGWGDDELTGGQGADIFIFTDDRTRADTITDFEIGIDMIQISSYGITDISELAFSQLGDDAVITLSARDSITIENTLIGELTNADFELIF is encoded by the coding sequence ATGTCGGCTGTTTATGTTGAGACGCTTGTTAGTGAAGTTACGTTTTTTGAGGACTCTTTTTATGACCAACAAGCGATCGATATCGAAGTCGGCGATCAACTATCAGGCACCGTAGGGATTGAGTATCTGGCCGGACCTGAAGGTACAGATGTCTTGGACACGGCTTCGATCAATGTCATCGCAGGCAACACATATACCTTCACGGTTGCTGGCGACGCGCAAAGCAACCCCGTCAGCCTAAATTTTAACGTTGATGGGATTTCGGCGTCTGCCCCCAATGCCATCGGCACATTTGAATTAACCGTCACCTACACCGCGTCAACGTCAGGGCCAGTCGTGCTTGCCTTTGGGACCGACGGTAGCGCCACAGCGGGTGTCAACTATACCGTGACGCTTGCAGAAGTGATAATCCCCGGCCCAACAGAAGGGGACGACAACCTCATAGGGAACATGACGTCTGACCGAATTGATCTGTTGGGCGGGAATGATACCTATGTAGCGCTTGGTGGATCTGATGTGGTTACTGGGGGCCTGGGCGATGACAACATCGATGGTGTCTGCGGCAATGACAGAATTACAGGCAACGAAGGCAATGACACGCTTTTGGGCGGCAACGGTCGCGATATCATGTCGGGCGGCGCTGACAACGACCTAATGGACGGCGGCAACCAAGAAGACGTGTTGAACGGCGACGGAGGCAATGACACTCTGATCGGTGAAAAGGGTGATGACACAATTGATGGTGGTGATAACGACGACTTCATCACTGGCGGTAAAGATGATGACCTCATGACAGGTGGGGCAGGGGCCGACACCTTCGTCTTTAGCAATGGTGACGGACAGGACATCATCACCGATTTCACCCAAGGCGAGGACAAGATCGACCTAACCCTACTGAATGTTTGGGACATATCGCAGCTGGGGATCCAAGGATCGGCCGATGGCGTCCGGATCAGTACCGGTGATGGCAATTATATCGAACTCGTGGATTTGGCTGAAGGCATGCTGACCAACGACGACTTCATCCTGGACGCAGCACCCGTGATCGAGGTCACCGAAGGCGGTGACACATTCACCGGCACCGAAGCGAGTGAGACCTACCTGACGGCTGGCGGCTCTGACCGGGTCTATGGCCTTGGCGGAGACGATACAATCGATGGTGGCACAGGTCAGGACACGATTGACGGCGGAGAAGGCAACGACTTGCTGATCGGTGGTTCAGGTAAGGACCAAATCAAAGGCGGCGAAGGCAACGACGTCGTTCTAGGCGGTTCAGACAACGATAAACTCGAAGGCGGAAATGGCCACGATGACATCAACGGCGGAAATGCCAATGACCGTATTTATGGCGACAGCGGCAATGACACATTGGTCGGCGAGAACGGCAACGACAAAATCTGGGGCGGCGATGACGATGACAAATTGTTGGGCGGCGCTGGCAAAGATGTCCTGAATGGCGGGAATGGCGCGGACAAGCTTATCGGCGGGTGGGGTGATGATGAACTCACCGGCGGCCAAGGTGCTGATATATTTATCTTTACTGATGATCGCACCCGGGCTGATACCATCACAGATTTCGAGATCGGTATCGATATGATTCAGATCAGCAGCTATGGGATCACGGACATCTCGGAACTGGCATTCAGCCAACTGGGCGATGACGCGGTCATTACCCTCAGCGCCCGGGATAGCATAACCATCGAAAACACGCTCATCGGTGAACTTACAAACGCTGACTTTGAGTTGATTTTCTAA
- a CDS encoding VPLPA-CTERM sorting domain-containing protein, which translates to MTTSTKLRSLATGIALTALAGAASAATVTFDLTYSGSAQGTSATASISLDDVIFEGAASGNFPGSGITAFSITVENGLGSSTFGLSDFDEFIFFSSGPLDGTIDLVGQADFQDFNFFGPELSGVEPFVFSEGGFRPRFAALSIGNPERPEGPEGDLYTLTSFAPATVAAVPLPAGGVLLITGLLGLAAARRKRKSA; encoded by the coding sequence ATGACAACGTCAACAAAACTAAGGAGCCTTGCGACTGGCATCGCTCTGACAGCCCTCGCAGGTGCGGCTAGTGCTGCGACAGTGACTTTCGACCTTACTTACAGTGGATCGGCCCAAGGGACATCCGCAACTGCGTCAATCTCGTTGGACGATGTAATTTTCGAAGGGGCAGCAAGCGGGAATTTTCCTGGATCGGGAATTACAGCATTTTCCATTACAGTTGAAAACGGACTAGGCTCATCGACGTTTGGCTTGTCAGATTTTGATGAATTCATATTCTTTAGCTCTGGCCCATTGGACGGTACAATTGATTTGGTCGGTCAGGCTGACTTTCAGGATTTTAACTTTTTTGGACCTGAGCTTTCTGGAGTAGAACCATTTGTGTTTTCGGAGGGCGGTTTTAGACCTCGCTTTGCAGCGCTAAGCATTGGCAACCCTGAAAGACCAGAAGGACCTGAAGGGGATTTGTATACCCTGACGTCCTTTGCGCCAGCGACAGTCGCCGCAGTTCCGCTGCCCGCGGGCGGTGTTTTGCTGATAACTGGCCTGTTGGGCCTTGCTGCAGCACGTCGGAAAAGGAAATCCGCGTGA
- a CDS encoding transposase domain-containing protein produces the protein MLQTPALKPLASTLIQTAKLNTVDPHTWLAWILRRIAGI, from the coding sequence GTGCTGCAAACCCCTGCGCTCAAACCTCTTGCATCCACCCTGATCCAAACCGCCAAACTCAATACCGTCGACCCACACACTTGGCTTGCATGGATTTTGCGACGCATCGCAGGAATATAA
- a CDS encoding CAP domain-containing protein encodes MSQADSLERQMLDLINAERTSRGLDPVQLELRLNDAAEDHSDWMLQTDRFSHTGINGSSPGDRMRDADFVFSGSWTWAENIAWQSERGAPGLSDDVVDLHNSLMNSPGHRANILNPDVTVIGIGIETGTQMGFNAVMVTQNFARTSATLQLDTGETARQVVSAGTTGTDSADWLALAQGVAGNLNGLAGNDILEGSSTQNNLYGGNGNDSLDGGAGNDRLNGGRGGDRLDGGAGIDRADYNTATSGLRADLMFSGTNTGEANGDTYTSVENLLGSNSNDVLAGNNGANALVGINGNDLLVGRGGNDWMNGGNGNDRLNGGTGNDRLNGGTGADRLDGGAGIDRAEYSAATSGLRADLIFTGTNTGEANGDTYTSIENLLGSNHNDVLAGNNGANALAGINGNDLLVGRGGNDKLFGGNNNDRLNGGTGADRLDGGAGIDRAEYNTATSGLRADLILTGTNSGEAKGDTYTSVENLLGSNHNDVLVGNNGANSLWGQGGNDFIAGRNGNDALFGGSGNDWLRGDGGSDALTGGSGADIFIFNASSGRDRITDFQGNDTIRIWNGAENMSDLEFTDTAAGLLVEFGNVDVFLVGLNRDDVTSSDFDFV; translated from the coding sequence ATGTCACAGGCCGATTCTCTCGAACGACAGATGCTTGACCTTATAAATGCCGAGCGCACATCGCGAGGACTCGATCCAGTTCAGTTGGAACTCAGACTGAACGACGCGGCAGAAGATCACAGCGATTGGATGCTTCAGACCGACAGATTTTCGCACACCGGTATCAATGGATCGTCACCGGGCGATCGAATGCGGGACGCTGACTTTGTATTTTCGGGCAGCTGGACATGGGCGGAAAACATCGCCTGGCAGAGCGAGCGAGGGGCACCGGGCCTGAGCGATGATGTAGTCGACTTACACAACAGTCTGATGAATAGCCCAGGACACAGGGCCAACATCCTCAATCCTGATGTCACCGTCATCGGGATTGGGATCGAAACGGGTACGCAAATGGGTTTCAATGCTGTGATGGTGACCCAGAACTTCGCGCGCACTTCAGCAACACTGCAATTGGATACCGGAGAAACTGCGAGACAAGTCGTTTCTGCGGGAACGACAGGCACCGACAGCGCCGATTGGCTGGCTCTGGCGCAAGGGGTTGCCGGCAATCTCAACGGGTTGGCTGGAAATGACATTTTGGAAGGTTCTTCGACCCAGAACAATCTTTACGGCGGAAACGGCAATGACAGTTTGGACGGCGGCGCGGGCAACGACCGGCTGAATGGCGGCAGGGGGGGCGACCGCCTTGATGGCGGCGCAGGTATCGACCGCGCAGATTATAACACTGCAACCTCTGGCCTGCGTGCCGATCTTATGTTTTCTGGCACAAACACAGGCGAAGCCAATGGCGACACCTACACGTCTGTCGAGAACCTATTAGGGTCCAATTCCAACGACGTTCTTGCTGGCAATAACGGTGCCAACGCGCTCGTCGGGATCAACGGAAATGACCTACTTGTCGGCCGAGGTGGTAATGATTGGATGAATGGCGGCAACGGCAACGACCGTCTAAACGGTGGCACGGGTAACGACCGGCTGAATGGCGGTACGGGGGCTGACCGTCTTGATGGCGGGGCGGGTATCGACCGCGCAGAGTACAGCGCTGCGACCTCTGGGCTGCGCGCCGACCTTATCTTCACTGGCACAAACACCGGTGAAGCCAATGGCGATACCTACACGTCAATCGAGAACCTACTTGGGTCTAATCACAACGACGTTCTTGCTGGCAATAACGGTGCCAACGCACTCGCAGGGATCAACGGAAATGACCTGCTTGTCGGCCGAGGTGGCAACGATAAGTTATTTGGTGGGAACAACAACGACCGGCTGAATGGCGGCACGGGGGCTGACCGCCTTGATGGCGGGGCAGGTATCGACCGCGCAGAGTACAACACTGCGACCTCTGGCCTGCGCGCCGACCTTATCCTCACTGGCACAAACTCCGGCGAAGCCAAAGGCGACACCTACACGTCAGTCGAGAACCTACTTGGGTCTAATCACAACGACGTTCTGGTTGGAAATAATGGTGCCAACAGTCTCTGGGGCCAGGGTGGCAATGACTTCATCGCAGGCCGCAATGGGAATGACGCGTTGTTTGGCGGAAGCGGGAATGACTGGCTTCGTGGCGATGGTGGTTCGGACGCTCTTACGGGCGGTTCGGGTGCCGACATATTCATCTTCAATGCCAGTTCAGGCAGAGACAGGATCACGGATTTTCAAGGCAATGACACCATTCGCATCTGGAACGGTGCGGAAAATATGTCTGACCTAGAATTTACGGACACGGCTGCAGGACTACTGGTCGAATTCGGCAACGTAGACGTCTTTCTTGTGGGGTTAAACAGGGATGATGTTACATCATCCGATTTTGATTTCGTCTGA
- a CDS encoding cell envelope integrity protein TolA — MIRRSTAIAAAAILLSLLVHFLGLGFAPPIQPQPSTEETTSDVVRVGNAFEDVAETLSEPVAPENTPSPEPEPATEPEPEPADTPTSEALVASSNPQQTVSPDTGSAQAVQPQSTGPSEPEEGQVPDPETVEPSGETGTPADLPETSQVEPETIAEAPKGEPLASVEPVETITAEPVPSPPVAPPVTQQLAALPPEAIAPALPVTPAPEPSAIPVIPLGVETVAPETPETTVDPTPNDAETEEAEDEGTGSDLAVVSSKRPQSPPPRPAGDSSGDAQRTPPPLIESPLAAYQRNGTDLNFKQNGGTRSGGIGFQNSGGNGNSNVTNYAGSVLVHLNRVETVRVSGQGFAWVKFEINPDGTLGWVDIIDSSGSQEIDRAAEAQVRNAAPFPLPPEGASRRLAFFYRIY, encoded by the coding sequence ATGATCCGAAGATCTACAGCCATTGCTGCAGCGGCCATTCTGCTGTCGCTCTTGGTGCACTTCCTCGGTCTGGGCTTTGCCCCCCCCATCCAACCGCAGCCATCTACCGAGGAAACCACCAGCGATGTGGTTCGAGTGGGAAATGCGTTTGAGGACGTCGCCGAAACCCTGTCCGAGCCTGTCGCGCCCGAAAATACACCAAGCCCAGAACCGGAACCGGCGACCGAACCGGAGCCGGAGCCCGCAGATACGCCGACCAGCGAGGCGCTTGTGGCCTCTTCCAACCCACAACAAACCGTTTCACCCGACACGGGTTCGGCGCAGGCCGTGCAACCTCAGTCAACAGGGCCGTCCGAGCCGGAGGAAGGCCAGGTCCCCGACCCAGAGACCGTGGAGCCGTCAGGTGAAACAGGAACACCTGCCGATTTGCCTGAAACCTCGCAGGTTGAGCCTGAGACAATTGCCGAAGCGCCGAAGGGGGAACCACTGGCAAGCGTAGAGCCCGTCGAGACAATCACTGCCGAGCCGGTGCCCAGCCCTCCCGTTGCTCCTCCTGTCACGCAGCAACTCGCGGCCTTACCACCAGAAGCGATCGCGCCTGCTTTGCCTGTCACACCAGCTCCTGAGCCCTCGGCGATCCCTGTTATCCCGCTGGGCGTAGAGACGGTCGCCCCTGAAACTCCGGAGACGACGGTCGATCCCACGCCTAATGATGCCGAAACCGAAGAGGCCGAAGATGAAGGTACCGGCTCCGATTTGGCCGTTGTCTCTTCAAAGCGCCCGCAATCACCACCACCTCGGCCAGCTGGGGATTCCTCGGGCGATGCTCAGCGTACCCCACCGCCACTCATTGAATCGCCGCTAGCAGCCTATCAACGCAACGGAACCGATCTTAATTTCAAACAAAACGGCGGAACCCGGTCTGGCGGGATCGGCTTCCAGAATTCTGGCGGCAACGGGAACTCTAACGTCACCAACTATGCCGGTTCGGTTCTGGTCCATTTAAACCGTGTTGAGACGGTTCGTGTCTCAGGCCAAGGGTTTGCTTGGGTTAAGTTTGAAATTAATCCTGACGGAACGCTGGGCTGGGTCGACATTATTGACAGCTCAGGCTCGCAGGAAATCGATCGCGCGGCAGAAGCGCAGGTTCGAAACGCAGCACCGTTCCCGCTTCCACCGGAAGGTGCCAGCCGAAGACTGGCGTTTTTCTACCGAATCTATTGA
- a CDS encoding ExbD/TolR family protein, with amino-acid sequence MISPAPPRKKRDSTIALINVVFLMLIFFLIAGTVAPPLDPGLELVDTSDLEGREPPDALVLRQDGTLNFRGVPTDPAAYMANHGTGPVRIVPDRNASGSRLMEVTGALRRLGAPSVFLVTVRSLE; translated from the coding sequence ATGATATCCCCTGCTCCTCCGCGCAAAAAACGCGACTCGACCATTGCACTGATCAACGTAGTCTTCTTGATGCTGATCTTCTTCCTGATCGCAGGCACGGTGGCACCCCCGCTCGATCCCGGATTGGAACTTGTGGACACATCCGACCTCGAAGGGCGCGAGCCGCCAGATGCACTGGTGCTGCGCCAAGATGGGACGTTGAATTTCCGAGGTGTTCCGACCGATCCGGCGGCCTACATGGCCAACCATGGTACGGGGCCAGTACGGATTGTGCCTGACCGAAACGCCTCTGGTTCGCGACTGATGGAGGTCACCGGCGCGCTCCGCCGTCTGGGCGCTCCTTCCGTCTTCCTTGTTACCGTTCGGTCGTTAGAATGA
- a CDS encoding ExbD/TolR family protein, giving the protein MTPLIDIVFLLLLFFMLTSTFSSYGEIELSQATAGAATPSEPSERAFVQLGATRLVLNGAPIALEDLTEQLETGQVLVSLDADASAQRLVDLLALLRGRAELTVMVLE; this is encoded by the coding sequence ATGACCCCGCTCATCGATATCGTGTTCTTGCTTTTGCTGTTCTTCATGCTGACCTCGACCTTTTCGAGCTACGGCGAGATCGAGCTTAGCCAGGCAACTGCCGGGGCTGCCACGCCTAGCGAGCCATCGGAACGGGCCTTTGTCCAGCTTGGTGCCACTCGACTGGTATTGAACGGCGCGCCAATCGCGCTGGAAGACCTGACCGAGCAGCTAGAAACCGGACAGGTGCTGGTCAGCCTTGACGCCGATGCGTCAGCGCAACGGCTGGTCGATCTTCTGGCTCTGCTGCGCGGGCGTGCTGAGCTGACCGTCATGGTGCTGGAGTGA
- a CDS encoding MotA/TolQ/ExbB proton channel family protein, with the protein MSALDTLFGILDLGGPVVAILLVMSVLTLGVTLYKLWQFAVSGVGRHRVLSEALTAWDTGDRPAAQARLAQSRSYLAPLLGKAMKSLDQPGINGRLDAEAGLALAGLERGFRLLDTVAQIAPLLGLFGTVLGMIEAFRSLQSAGSSVDPSLLAGGIWVALLTTAVGLAVAMPTSMILAWLESRTARERIFADKALRTVLVPAQSMPAAMGAESPAAAPSHA; encoded by the coding sequence ATGAGCGCCCTAGACACGCTGTTCGGGATCCTCGACCTCGGTGGACCGGTGGTTGCGATCCTACTTGTGATGTCGGTGCTGACACTCGGTGTCACGCTCTACAAACTTTGGCAATTTGCAGTCTCCGGCGTAGGCCGGCACCGGGTGCTTTCCGAGGCGTTGACAGCTTGGGATACAGGCGACCGGCCGGCGGCTCAAGCGCGTCTCGCCCAGAGCCGCAGTTACCTCGCACCGCTTCTGGGCAAAGCGATGAAATCGCTGGACCAGCCTGGGATTAACGGGCGGCTCGATGCCGAAGCTGGGCTGGCGCTCGCGGGTCTCGAGCGCGGCTTTCGCCTGTTGGACACAGTCGCACAGATCGCACCACTGCTTGGGCTTTTTGGCACAGTACTTGGCATGATTGAGGCGTTCCGGAGCTTGCAGTCGGCCGGATCTTCGGTTGACCCGTCGCTGTTGGCAGGCGGAATTTGGGTGGCTTTGCTGACGACAGCCGTCGGCTTGGCGGTCGCCATGCCGACGTCGATGATCCTTGCTTGGCTCGAAAGTCGCACCGCGCGCGAGCGGATCTTTGCAGACAAGGCGCTACGTACCGTGCTGGTACCAGCCCAGAGCATGCCAGCGGCAATGGGGGCAGAATCCCCCGCAGCCGCCCCCTCACATGCGTAA